The sequence CCGTGCGCCAGCACCTCCACCGCCCTCTCGTGCTCGACGCGCTCGCGCTTGTGCTCGGTGATGTCGTGGAAGAAGACGGAGAAGCCCCCTTCCTCGTTCGGGTGCGCGCGGACCTCGAACCAGCGGTTCCACGGGACGTAGAGCGTCTCGAACGACTCGGGCGCGCCCTGCTCGAGCACGTGGCGGTAGTGCTCCTCCAATTCCGAGCCATGGGCCTCGGGGAAGACCTCCCAGAAGGTGCGCCCCACGCTCTCCTCGCGGCGCACCCCGAGCAACTGCTCCGCGCGCGCATTCATGTCGATGAGGCGCCACTGCGCGTCCAGCGCGTAGAAGCCGTCGGACATGCTCTCGAGCAGTCGCGCGCGCTGGAACAGGGCTCTCTCCACCTCAATGCGGCCATGCACGCGCTCGGTGACGTCGACGACGGTGCCCAGGAAGCGCGTGGGCCGGCCCTCCACGTCGAAGAAGGTGCGCCCGTTGGCGGCCACCCAGCGCACGCCCCGGGTGGTGAGGATGCGGTACTCCACCGAGAAATGGCCGGGGCCCTCCGGCCGCAGCGCCTGTCGCACCAGGGTCTGCGTCTTCACCCGGTCCCTGGGGTGCACGCGCAGCAGGAAGTCCTCCAGGCCCATCGGCGTGCTGGGGGACAGGCCGAAGAGGGCGCGGGCCCGCTCGTCCCACAGCATCTCTCCCGTGCGCGGGTCATAGTCCCACGTGCCCAGGCCGGTGGCCTCCACGGCCAGCCGTAGGCTCTCCTGCTCCTGCTCGATGAAGTCCGCATCCAGCGTCATGCCGCACCTCGGCCCCCCGGGACTCTCTTGGGAGGTGGACCCGGCCCGGTCGTTTCGGAAGGGGTCCAGCGGCTGCCTGCCCTCCGTCCGACGCAGGGTTTGCGCACCGCTCGCGCGAGCATGTGCGGGGCGCACTTTCTGCGTCCGCCCTCCAAGCCATGACCCACGAAGCGGCTGGCGCGACGCTTGCTCAAGCATGCGGAAGTCGGGCCCGAAGTGGGCCGGCGGACGGGAGGCCCCATGGCCCTGCGTGATGCGATTCCGGTGTGCCTCTACCTGCTGCTCGGCGCGAGCGTGGGGGAGGCGAGCGGGCTGGAGCCCGGCTCTCCCCTGATGGCGCCCCAACGTCCGGCGACGGAGAAGGCCACGCCCCAGCGCGCGCAGGAGCTGTCCCTGACGCACTTCCTCGAGTCCCCGGGCAAGGAGCCCGCGCGCGTGAAGCTGTGGCTGCAATACAACCGCGAGGCACGCGCACTCGAAGCGGGCGCGCGCGAGTTCCTGGAGCGCCTCATCCAGATTTCCGCCGAGGCCCCGAAGGAAATCATCTTCTCGCACGAGCGCGTGATGCTCGACGCGGAGGCCCTGGCCACGGATGGTGAGCTGGTGGCGCTCGCGGACGCGCGCACGGAGTTGCTGGCGCGGCTGGGCCGCACGGACCCGGACTTCAACGTCCTCGAAGGGGAGACGCCGCCGCCCTGGTCGCCGGAGGGGCGCGTGGACCGCGAGGCGCTGACGGGCCTCGTCTTCGCGCGCACGGGCCGCGCCGCGGCACTGCCTCCGGACCTGGACCGGTTGCTGGTGGAATTGGCCTCGCTGGACAAGCGCCTGGGCGCGCACGAGCAGCAGCTCCTGCCCGTGGCGGAGGAGGCGCTGGGCGCGGTGCTGCTGGGCCTCGCCTCGGGAGAAGCGACGATGGCGGAGGTGGTGCACGGCCTCCACTTCCTGAAGCACCAGCAGCGGCGCCGTCTGGACCTGCGCCTCCAGCGCGAGCTGCTCCTGCTGGAGGTGGCGCGGCGGGCCGGCTGCACGGTGGAGGACCTGCCCCGGGCCACGGCGCCGGACGCGGGCTGAGGCGCCCGGCGCGCGTCGCGTGACGGCCGGGTGGCGTTGTCCGGTGGAAGGAGCTGGAAGGAAGTCCCTGCTCCCGGCCGTTTCTCCCGGTTAGGCTCTCAACCCAGACACCATGGCGGAAACCCTGCTCGAGGAATTGAAACGATACGTGGGCTTCGGCAAGGAGGACGAGCAGGCGCTCGTCACCCTCCATGCCATCGCGCAGCCGCACTTCCCCCGCATCGCCCGCGTTTTCTACGACCGCATCCTGGAGCACGAGGGTGCGCGCCAGGCGCTGGAGGGCGGCGAGAGCCAGGTCGGCCACCTGCGCGGGACGCTGGAAATATGGATGAGCCAGCTCATGCGCGGCCCGTGGGACGAGGCCTACTACGAGCTGCGCTGCCGCATCGGCCGCATGCACGTGCGCATCTCCCTGCCGCAGCACTACATGTTCGGCGCGATGAACGTGCTGCGCCAGGAGCTCAACGGCGTCATCGACGACGCGTACCTCCACCAGCCGGAGCAACTGCGCGTCACGCGCGTGGCGCTGGGGAAGATTCTGGATTTGGAGCTGGCCATCATGCTCCACACCTACCGCGAGGACCTGCTCGCGCAGCAGGCGCGCAGCGAGCGGCTCTCCACCTTCGGCCAGCTCGTGGGCTCCATCGGCCATGAGCTGCGCAACCCGCTCGGCGTCATCGAGACGTCGCTCTACATCCTCAAGGGCCGCCCCGGCGCCGTGGACGAGCGCACCGCCAAGCACCTGGGCCGCATCGGCGAGCAGGTGGCCCTCGCCAACCGCATCGTCTCCGACCTGCTGGACATGATTCGCGACCGCCCCCTGCAACGGCAGGAGGTGTGGCTGGACGAGGTGTGGACGGAGGCAACCTCCGCCGTGCAGCGACCGGAGTCGGTGACGCTGCGCGAGGAGGGGCTCGCATCGCTGCCGCCGGTGCAGGGCGACGCGATTCAATTGCGACAGGTGTTCGTCAACCTGCTGGAGAACGCGACGCAGGCGCTGGAGGAGACGGGAGGCGCCGTGACGCTGACGGCCAGCACCCCCGAGCCCGGCGTGGCGGAATTGGTGCTGGAGGACACGGGCCCCGGCGTGAGCGACACCATCCGCCGCCGCCTCTTCGAGCCGCTGATGACGACGAAGGCCCGGGGCATCGGCCTGGGGCTGCCGCTCGTCAAGCGCATCCTGGAGCGACATGGTGGCAGCATCGCCTATGCGCCCCGCCCCGGTGCCGGCGCGCGCTTCGTGCTCCGGCTTCCCCTCACTCCCGCGGAGGACGTCCATGCGTCGGTACCTTCTGCTGGATGACAACCGTGCGTTCGCGGAGAACCTCGCCGAAATCCTCCGCGACGAAGGCGCGCAGGCCGAGGTCGTCACCAACGGCGACGAGGCGCTGCGGCTCGCGCGCACCACGCGCTTCGACGCGCTGCTGACGGACATGCGCATGCCCGGCATGTCCGGCGCGGACGCGGTGCACCACCTGCGCCGCGTGGACCCGGGGCTGGCCGCCGTGGTCATCACCGCGTATCCCGGCGAGGACGACTTGGAGACGGCGCGGCGCGAGGGGCTGCTCGCGGTGCTGCCCAAGCCGGTGCCCATTCCCACGCTGGTGGAGCTGCTGTCCGGCGCCCGGCGCGACGGGCTGGTGGTGCTGGTGGAGGATGACCCGGCGCTGAGCGACAACCTCGGCGAGGTGCTGCGCGCGCGGGGCTTCTCGTGCGTGACGGCGGCCTCGGTGCTGGACACGGACCGCATCGCCTGCGTGGAGCCCTTCGCCGCGCTGGTGGACCTGCGGCTGCCCGGCGGCCCGGACGGCGAGGCCCTGCGGCGCCTGCGCGAGCGCTACCCGAAGCTGCCCGTCTACATCATGACCGCCTACCCGGACATGGTGCCGGTGGAGGGGACCTCGGGCGTCTTCTCCAAACCCTTCGACACCCGCGTACTGGTGCAGGCGCTGGAGTCGGCGCACGCCGCGCGCGCCTCCCACGTCCCATGAGCGAGCCCACCCCCAAGCCGCCGCCCACCATCCTCGTGGTGGATGACAACGCGGCCTTTCTCGACAACCTCAACGAGCTGCTGGGCGACGCGGGCTACGCCGTGCGCGGCGCGTCGAGCTGCCGTGCCGCGCGCGCGTGCGCGAGGGAGGGCTTCGACGTGGCGCTGGTGGACCTGCGCCTGCCGGACGGAGACGGCACCGCGCTGGCGGCGGAGCTGAAGGAGGGCGCGCCCGACTCGGAAGTCGTGCTGCTCACCGGCTTCGCCACGCTGGAGACGGCGGTGGCCGCGGTGCGCGCGGGCGCGTGTGCCTACCTGATGAAACCGTGCGCGCCGCAGGAGCTGCTGCTGACGTTGGAGCAGGCCATGCGCCAGGTGCGGCTGCACGGCGAGAAGCGCGAGCTGGCGCGGCGCGCGCAGATGACGGAGAAGCTGGCGGCGGTGGGGACGATGACCGCGGGCCTGTCCCACGAAATCCGCAACCCCCTCAACGCGGCGGCGCTGCAGTTGTCCGTGCTGGAGCGCCGCGTGCGCAAGCTGCCGGACCCGCAGCAGGGCCCATTGCTGGAGCCGCTGCTGCTGGTGCGCGACGAAATCCGCCGGTTGGACCACATCCTCGAGGACTTCCTCCAGTTCGCCCGGCCGCGCGAGTTCCGTCCCGGCTCGGTGGACGTGCCCGCGTTGCTGCGGCGCGTGGTGGACCTGCTCAGCGGACAGGCCGAGGCGCGCAAGGTGGCGCTGGAGAAGGGGCCGCTGGACGAGTCGCTGCCGCCGGTGGTGGGCGAGGAGGAGCGGCTGCGTCAGGTGCTCATCAACCTGTGCCTCAACGCGCTGGAGGCGACGCCCGCGGGCCGCAAGGTGACGGTGTCCGCGGGCCAGGAGGGCGAGCGCGTCTGGCTCACCGTGGACGACGAGGGCCCCGGAATCCCCCAGGACGTGAGGGACCGCATCTTCGAGCCCTTCTTCACCACGAAGGCCCAGGGCTCGGGGCTCGGGCTCTCCATCGTCCACGCCATCGTCACGCAGCACGGCGGCACGCTGGAGGTGGGCTCGGCGCCCGGCGGTGGCGCCCGCTTCATCCTCCGGTTGCCGGTGTCGCGGTAGCGCCCCGGTGCGTCTCGAGCTCCGGGCCCAGGCTCGCCATCTGCCGGGCCGGCGGGTCGAGGCGCTCACCGCCCGGCCGGGTGCTGAACACGATGTCGAAGACGTAGTGCACGGCCACGGGCCTGCCGTTGAGCATGGCCGGCTCGTAGCGCCACGTGGAGAGCGTGCGGATGACGTTCTCCTCCAGCCCGCCCAGGCCCTGCAGCGACTTGCAGTCGATGACGGTGCCCTCAGTGGTGATGGTGCAGCGTGCGACCACCGAGCCGCTGGGGAACGACGACATCGCGGAGCGGATGCCGTACGTGAGGCTGGGGTAGTGGAAGCGGTCGCCGGAGAGGAAGCGCGGCGGGGTGATGCCGGGACCCATCTCGAGCACGGAGTGCTGCGACTTCTCGGCCGGGGGCGCGACGATGACGGCGAAGGCCTCGGAGGGCTCCTCCGCCATGGGCGCACCGAGCTGCACGGGCGCGGAGGGCTCCTCGGCGGCCGGCTCGGCATCCAGCGAGTACGGAGCACGCGGAAGCTCCGTGCGCGCGATGGACTGCGTGTCGGGGATGAGCAGCGGCGCGGAGCGCGGCGAGCGGCTCTTCACGACGGGAGCGGCGGGAGCGCGCTCCTCCTTCGGGAGGCTCCGGGTGCTCGGACGCGGCGCGCGCACCGGCGCCGGGCTCGGAGGCGGGACGAAGGTGGGGGCCACCAGGGGACGCTGCATCGGCGCGCTCGCCGCGAGGACGTGCGCCTCCTCCAGCCGCGCGAGGGACGCGGACGGCTTGGGGCTGGGAGGCGGCTCCGCGCGAGCGGAGTCGGGAAGCTGCGAGGTGCCGAGCACCACCGCGAGCACCGCGCTGCCCACGCCGCTGGCCAGTCGCCAGGGACGGCGCTGGACGTGGGACTCGGAGGCGGAGAGGAGGCGGCGCACGCGCGTCAGCAGCGAGCCACCCGCGGCGCCCAGCGCGGGCTGCGGCGAGGGCGTGAGGCGGAGCTGCTCGATGTGGGCCAGGGCGCGCGCGTAGAGGTACGCGTCGCCGCAGCTCTGGACGGCGAGGTCATCAGCGCAGTGCTCGCGCTCCTCGCGGATGCGGTGGGACAGCCACCAGACGGCCGGGTGGTAGAAGAGCAGCGTCTCGACGAGCGACTGGAGCAGGTTGACGAGGTAGTCGTGGCGCCGGATGTGGGCCAGCTCGTGGGCGAGGATGGCCTCCAGTTGGGAAGCGCTCAGGCCCGTCATGGCGCTGGCGGGCACGAGGATGAGCGGCCGCCACAGGCCGATGACCATGGGCACGTCGATGGAGGCGGAGGCCAGAAGGCGCACCGGGCCGGACATGCGCATGCGGGTCAGGGCCTTCTCGAGCGCGTCCTTCCAGGGCTTCGCGGCCTCATGGGTGGAGCGGCGCGAGAGGCGCTGAGTCATGACCCAGGCCAGCACCGTGCGCGAGGACAAGAGCAGCACGCCCAGGCACCAGGCCGACAGCAGCCAGGGGCGCAGCGTCTCCAGCCACGGCGTTTCGGCCACCGGCGGGCCTCCCGACAGCACCGTGAAGGTTGCGTTGACGGAGAGGGGAGACGAAGAAGATGCCGAGGCGCCCGCGGTGGGGCCTGCTGAGATGGTGAAGCGCGAGGCCTCGGCCAAGGTGGTGAGGAAGGTGATGACGGGGAGCACGGCCATGGCCAGCAGGCCAAGGCACGCGGTGGCATAGCGGCCGCGCGAGGCGCGCTCGGGGATGGCGGCCATGACCGCCGCGACCACGAGGGCCACCGCCGCGCCCTGCCAGAGGAAGTCGATCAACGCCCGTTCCAGCGCCAGGAACACGGGTTGCTGCGAGAGCATGTGCAGGGCCCCCATCTCACTTCCCCCGCTTTTCGTGCTCGTCCAGCAGCCTGCGAATCTCCGCCAGTTCCTCGGCGGAGGTGCGCTTCATGGACAGCGCCTGCGCCACCAGCGTGGTCGCGGAGCCGCCGAAGGCCCGGTCCATCAAGTCCTTGAGCAGGTCGCGCTGGGTGCGCTTCTCGCTGAGCGCGGCATCGTAGACGTGGGTGCGCTCGCTCTCGTCGCGCTGCACGAGCCCCTTCTCCGTCATGTTCTGCAGGAGCTTGAGCACGGTGGTGTAGCCCGTGTCCTGCGTGTCACGCAGCGACTCGTGGACCTGTCGAACCGTACAGGGCCCCAACTTCCAGAGGACTCGAAGGATGGCCAGCTCGGCGCGCGTGGGCTGCGGCAAGGCGGGAGTCATGCGCGGGAGTATTACGACGTATGTCGTAAGAGTCAACGACGACCGTCGTAGATGTCGAGGCGCTTCCGCCGTCAGCGGATCGCCAGCTGCGTCATGACGTGGACTCTCACGTCTTGAGATTGGCGATGCGCGTTACGACACCCGTCGTACAACAGAGGGGCGGGGGCGGCGCGCGCGGCATGGAAGCCTACGACGGGTGTCGTATTCTGGAAGCTTCGTCCCAGAACCGGTCAGGGCGCGGCGTCAGCGGAGGCCGGCATGGCGCGGAGGTTCTTCAGGTTGTCGATGTTCTGAATGCCGAAGGAGAGGAGGATGCCGGCCACGTGCTTCCCGGAGCGTCCGGTGGGAAGCGCCTTCGTCCAGGCGGGCAGGGTGGGAATCGCCGTTCCATCCGGAGGCGCGTCTTGGAGGGTGGCGCCGCGCGCCCAGAGCGTCTTCGCCAGGGAGGTGGGGCAGGGCGTCGAGGCCATCGCCTCACCGAGCGCCGCGTACGCCGGACGGTACGGCCCCTCGGCGACGGGCTGGAGGTAGCGGGCCATCCCCACCGACTCGCCCAGGCCCGTGCAGCGGCTGATGGGCTCGCCGCAGGTGCGCGCCTTCCGGGCCACCTCGACGGGCGTAGCGATGCTGGAGAAGGCCATGCTCGCCCAGAAGACGGCGCGCATGCGCTCTCCCTGCTCGGCGCTCATGGGGCGCCACTCCGGCGGCGGTGTCTGCATCGAGTCGTGCGCCTTGCGCTCGATGCCCAGAATCGCCGTGGCAATCATCGCACCAATCAGCGTGTCCGAGCGGTACGCCAACCATGCGAGGTGCCGCACGTCCCGCGCCGCCTCCAACGGCTGTCCGCTGCGGATGCCGTGGATGAGCCGCAGCTTCGCCCAGGTCTGCAAGGGGATGTAATTGGGGATGGAGGCCGTCAGGTAGAAGTACGGCTCCGGCAGCGGCGCGGGCGTGTGCTTCAGCGTGTCCCACCGGTCGAAGGCCTGGAGCTGCTTCATCCACCCGAAGTCCAGCGTGGAGAAGTCGAAGTCGGACGCGAGCAGCACCTCCCAGTCCTTCTTCCCCTCCAGCGCGGCGGGCACCTGGAGCGGCGAGTCCGCCGGCATCTTCGGCGCCGGGTCCCACCCCAGCCAGACATTGAGCAGGGGCCCCGCGTCGCCCTCGGTATGCGGCTCATGGAACCACGGGTCCGCGGCGAGCTTCGCCTGCTCCTCGCAGAACAGGTCCACGTTCGCCGTCATGTCCGCGCTGAAGGTGTCGAGCGCGGGCTCGTACTGCTTGCGCACCCACAGGTCCGCGGCCACCAGCGCGAGGACGGCGAGCAGCAGCATGACGCTCGCCGCCCACAGCAGGACACGCACCACGCTTCCACGGGACGACCGGCGGCTCATGCGCATGCGGGGGACTCTACCAATCCCCGCGCTCCGGCCCGCCTGGGGCGCCTACGACTCCGCGGCCAGGTCGTCGTCCTCGTCGGCCACGGCCTTGAGCTGCTGCGCTCCGCCCTGCATGCCGTACTCCTTGAGGCGGTACTGAATCTTCCGCACGCTGATGCCCAGCACCTCGGCCGCGCGCGACGTGGAGCCCTGCACCATCTCCAGCGTGCGGAGGATGGCCTCGCGCTCAATCGCCGCCAGCGTGGCGCCGGGGATGAGCGCGCCCGGAGACGTGCCCGCCGGACGCGGCCCGCGCAGCACGGGAGGCAGGTCATCCGTGGTCAGCTCGCTGCCCTGCGCCAGCACCACCGCGCGTTCGATTGCGTTCTCCAGCTCGCGGATGTTGCCCGGCCAGTCGTGGGACAGGAGCGCCTGGAGCGTGCCCGGTGCCAGCCCGCGCACCTCCTTGCCGTACGACTCGCCGTACTTCTCCAGGAAGTGGTTCACCAGCGCGGGGATGTCGCTCTTGCGCTCGCGCAGCGGCGGCAGCGTCACGCTCACCACGTTGAGACGGTAGTAGAGGTCCTCGCGGAAGCGGCCCGCCTTCACCTCGGCGGCCAAATCCCTATGCGTGGCCGCGACGATGCGCACGTCCACCTTGAGCGTCTGCGTGCCGCCCACGCGCTCGAACTCGCGCGACTGCAACACACGCAACAGCTTCACCTGCACGGAGGGGGAGATTTCGCCGATTTCGTCCAGGAAGAGCGTGCCGCCGTCGGCCAGCTCGAAGCGGCCTTCCTTGCGCGCGAGCGCTCCGGTGAACGAGCCCTTCTCGTGGCCGAACAGCTCGCTCTCCAGCAGGTTCTCCGCCAGTGCCGCGCAGTGAACGCGGATGAAGGGCTTGTCCTTGCGTGGCGACTCCTGGTGCAACGCCTGGGCAATCAACTCCTTACCCGTGCCGGACTCGCCCAGGATGAGCACCGTGGCGCGCGTGCCCGCCGCGCGGCGGACCACGTCGTAGATGCCCTGCAGCGGCGGCGACTCGCCGATGATGTCGTGGAAGCGCTTCACCCGCGAGCGCACCTGATCTCTCAGGGCCTCGGCCTCCTGCCGCAGGCTGCGCTTCTCCAGCGCCTTGCCGAGGATGACCAGCACCTGGTCCGCGTCCAGCGGCTTGAGCAGGAAGTTGTCCGCGCCGGACTTCATCGCCTCGACGGCCGTCTCCACGCTGGCGAAGGCCGTCATCATGACGAAGGTCGCATCGCTGCCCTGCTCGCGCGCCGTCTTCAGGAGCGTGAGGCCGTCCATCTGCGGCATGCGCACGTCGGAGAGCACCACCGCGGGGGAGAACTCGGCGATGCGGACCAGGGCCTCCGCGCCGTTGGAGGCCTGCGCCACCTCGTAGCCCTCCTCTTGGAGGATGGTGGCAATCGCGCGGCGGGCATTGTCCTCATCGTCGACGACCAGGATTCGCTGTTGGGACATGGGGGTGTTGGGCTTTCGCTCAGGATGCAGTGGCGCTCGCGGCCTGCGCCTCGCGGGCAACGACGGCGCGGACGTTCCACGTCTCTACGACGGGTTCGATACGAGGTGTGAGCTGGATGATGGAGCTGGGGAAGCAGTGCGCGGGCAGCTCGGAGAAGATGTGGCGCACGGCCTCGGCGGCGTCGTCGCTGGGCACGGCGACGTGGGGCCGGACGATGAGGTCCGTGAAGTGCGGCGGCTGGCCCGGGGTTCCCACCACGCGGGCCATGGCGGAGCTCTGGTAGAAGAGCACCGGCACGTCCGCCGCGCGCGCTCGCTCCAGGAAGGCCAGCAGCGTGCGCCCCTCCACCGCGCCCACCAGCAGGGACTCCGGTCCCCACTGGCCCACGTCCGAGGTTCCGGGCTCCGTCAGCGGCCGGCCGATGGGTAGAGGAGGCGCCTGGTCGCTCGTCAGGACGGCACCGCGCTCTCCCTGCCAGAAGAGGCGAGTCTCGTACTCGGTGATGGTAACCGACGTCATGGGCCTACCTCCCGCTGTGCCCGGTGCGGGCAATATCCCTTCAACTCGCGTGCCGCGCGGGTGCTTCTGGAAGGACGTGCTCCTGGCCCCTGGGGACGGGGCTGGCCGGTGAAGGTAGCTCATGGAAGTCCGAAGAGACGTAGCACCATGGGGCCGGTGAGGCTGACCAGCAGGCATCCTGCCACCATCAGGGGAAGCCCCAGCTTCAACAATTCCGGTGAGGCGAGTCCTTCGCCCGCGGCCATGGCGTTGGGCGGGGTGCTGATGACGAAGGGGATGCCGAACGAGCACCCCAGCGCGACGAGGATGGGCGTGGACGCGGCCGGGTGGATTTGCACGGCCAGGGGGATGAGCAGCGCCGCGGTGCCCGTGTTGCTCATCAGCGCCGACAGCAGCGCCGCCGCCACCACCAGCACCGCCAGCTGCACCGTCACCGGCCAGCCGCCCAGGTCCGAGCCGGCCAGCGCGCGCGCCACCAGCCCGGAGTGCTCCATCAGCCGGCCCAGGGCGATGCCTCCGGCGATGAGCAGCAGCGTGGACCAGTCCAGCCTCCCGAGGTCCTCGCGCTTCAGCAGGCCGCTGCCGAAGAGGAGCGCCGTGGCCCCCAGCGCCACCACCGGCGCGGGCACGCCGTGCAGCGGCTCGGACAGCCACGCCACCACGCACGCCGCGCTCACGGCGAGCACCCGGCGGCCGGAGCGGGTGAGCGGCTCGTTCGTCTGAGCGGGCAGGGACAGCAGGCCGCGCACCGGGAAGCGCAGCAGCACCAGCGCGAAGCCCAGGCCCAGCATCAGCACCGTGAGGGGCAGGGCCAGGGCCATCCACCCGGCGAACGTCACTTGCGAGTACGCACCGGCCGCGGACACCGCGAGCGCGTTGGGGCCGCTGCCCACCGGAGTGGCCATGCCTCCGAAGTTGGCGCCCAGCGCCACGCCCATCAGCAGCGCGGGCCGCAGCGGCGCGCCCGCCGGGGTGGCCTGGAGGATGGGGCGCAGCGCCGCGAGCATCATCGCCGCCGCGGCCACGTTGGACATCCACATGGAGAGGAAGGCCACGCCGCCCATGACGAGCAGCAGCAACAGCCGGGGCCGTCCGCCAGACAGCCGCACCACGTGCCGGGCCACCGCGGCGTCCAGGCCGTGCCGCATGGCCGCCACCTCCAGCGTGAAGCCGCCGAGGAAGAGGACCAGCACCGGGTCCACGGCCCACGTCAGCACCGCGCCCAGCCGGTAGTCCGCGGCCACCGGGCCCAGCAGCACCGGCGTCGCGCCCAGCAGCAGCAGGGTGGGGACGAAGGGCGGCACCACCTCCGTGAGCCACAGCACCAGGCACGCGCCGCCAATCAGCACCGCGCGCGAGGCCACGGGCCCCTCCACGCCGAAGCCCGCGACGAGCGCCACCA comes from Pyxidicoccus parkwaysis and encodes:
- a CDS encoding protoglobin domain-containing protein — its product is MAETLLEELKRYVGFGKEDEQALVTLHAIAQPHFPRIARVFYDRILEHEGARQALEGGESQVGHLRGTLEIWMSQLMRGPWDEAYYELRCRIGRMHVRISLPQHYMFGAMNVLRQELNGVIDDAYLHQPEQLRVTRVALGKILDLELAIMLHTYREDLLAQQARSERLSTFGQLVGSIGHELRNPLGVIETSLYILKGRPGAVDERTAKHLGRIGEQVALANRIVSDLLDMIRDRPLQRQEVWLDEVWTEATSAVQRPESVTLREEGLASLPPVQGDAIQLRQVFVNLLENATQALEETGGAVTLTASTPEPGVAELVLEDTGPGVSDTIRRRLFEPLMTTKARGIGLGLPLVKRILERHGGSIAYAPRPGAGARFVLRLPLTPAEDVHASVPSAG
- a CDS encoding response regulator, which gives rise to MRRYLLLDDNRAFAENLAEILRDEGAQAEVVTNGDEALRLARTTRFDALLTDMRMPGMSGADAVHHLRRVDPGLAAVVITAYPGEDDLETARREGLLAVLPKPVPIPTLVELLSGARRDGLVVLVEDDPALSDNLGEVLRARGFSCVTAASVLDTDRIACVEPFAALVDLRLPGGPDGEALRRLRERYPKLPVYIMTAYPDMVPVEGTSGVFSKPFDTRVLVQALESAHAARASHVP
- a CDS encoding sensor histidine kinase, with the translated sequence MSEPTPKPPPTILVVDDNAAFLDNLNELLGDAGYAVRGASSCRAARACAREGFDVALVDLRLPDGDGTALAAELKEGAPDSEVVLLTGFATLETAVAAVRAGACAYLMKPCAPQELLLTLEQAMRQVRLHGEKRELARRAQMTEKLAAVGTMTAGLSHEIRNPLNAAALQLSVLERRVRKLPDPQQGPLLEPLLLVRDEIRRLDHILEDFLQFARPREFRPGSVDVPALLRRVVDLLSGQAEARKVALEKGPLDESLPPVVGEEERLRQVLINLCLNALEATPAGRKVTVSAGQEGERVWLTVDDEGPGIPQDVRDRIFEPFFTTKAQGSGLGLSIVHAIVTQHGGTLEVGSAPGGGARFILRLPVSR
- a CDS encoding M56 family metallopeptidase, with the protein product MLSQQPVFLALERALIDFLWQGAAVALVVAAVMAAIPERASRGRYATACLGLLAMAVLPVITFLTTLAEASRFTISAGPTAGASASSSSPLSVNATFTVLSGGPPVAETPWLETLRPWLLSAWCLGVLLLSSRTVLAWVMTQRLSRRSTHEAAKPWKDALEKALTRMRMSGPVRLLASASIDVPMVIGLWRPLILVPASAMTGLSASQLEAILAHELAHIRRHDYLVNLLQSLVETLLFYHPAVWWLSHRIREEREHCADDLAVQSCGDAYLYARALAHIEQLRLTPSPQPALGAAGGSLLTRVRRLLSASESHVQRRPWRLASGVGSAVLAVVLGTSQLPDSARAEPPPSPKPSASLARLEEAHVLAASAPMQRPLVAPTFVPPPSPAPVRAPRPSTRSLPKEERAPAAPVVKSRSPRSAPLLIPDTQSIARTELPRAPYSLDAEPAAEEPSAPVQLGAPMAEEPSEAFAVIVAPPAEKSQHSVLEMGPGITPPRFLSGDRFHYPSLTYGIRSAMSSFPSGSVVARCTITTEGTVIDCKSLQGLGGLEENVIRTLSTWRYEPAMLNGRPVAVHYVFDIVFSTRPGGERLDPPARQMASLGPELETHRGATATPATGG
- a CDS encoding BlaI/MecI/CopY family transcriptional regulator — translated: MTPALPQPTRAELAILRVLWKLGPCTVRQVHESLRDTQDTGYTTVLKLLQNMTEKGLVQRDESERTHVYDAALSEKRTQRDLLKDLMDRAFGGSATTLVAQALSMKRTSAEELAEIRRLLDEHEKRGK
- a CDS encoding sigma-54-dependent transcriptional regulator, which codes for MSQQRILVVDDEDNARRAIATILQEEGYEVAQASNGAEALVRIAEFSPAVVLSDVRMPQMDGLTLLKTAREQGSDATFVMMTAFASVETAVEAMKSGADNFLLKPLDADQVLVILGKALEKRSLRQEAEALRDQVRSRVKRFHDIIGESPPLQGIYDVVRRAAGTRATVLILGESGTGKELIAQALHQESPRKDKPFIRVHCAALAENLLESELFGHEKGSFTGALARKEGRFELADGGTLFLDEIGEISPSVQVKLLRVLQSREFERVGGTQTLKVDVRIVAATHRDLAAEVKAGRFREDLYYRLNVVSVTLPPLRERKSDIPALVNHFLEKYGESYGKEVRGLAPGTLQALLSHDWPGNIRELENAIERAVVLAQGSELTTDDLPPVLRGPRPAGTSPGALIPGATLAAIEREAILRTLEMVQGSTSRAAEVLGISVRKIQYRLKEYGMQGGAQQLKAVADEDDDLAAES
- a CDS encoding OsmC family protein — protein: MTSVTITEYETRLFWQGERGAVLTSDQAPPLPIGRPLTEPGTSDVGQWGPESLLVGAVEGRTLLAFLERARAADVPVLFYQSSAMARVVGTPGQPPHFTDLIVRPHVAVPSDDAAEAVRHIFSELPAHCFPSSIIQLTPRIEPVVETWNVRAVVAREAQAASATAS
- a CDS encoding SLC13 family permease, which produces MNTSLSTPNAAEASPSLVEETSARRSWLRPGLALGGLGVVALVAGFGVEGPVASRAVLIGGACLVLWLTEVVPPFVPTLLLLGATPVLLGPVAADYRLGAVLTWAVDPVLVLFLGGFTLEVAAMRHGLDAAVARHVVRLSGGRPRLLLLLVMGGVAFLSMWMSNVAAAAMMLAALRPILQATPAGAPLRPALLMGVALGANFGGMATPVGSGPNALAVSAAGAYSQVTFAGWMALALPLTVLMLGLGFALVLLRFPVRGLLSLPAQTNEPLTRSGRRVLAVSAACVVAWLSEPLHGVPAPVVALGATALLFGSGLLKREDLGRLDWSTLLLIAGGIALGRLMEHSGLVARALAGSDLGGWPVTVQLAVLVVAAALLSALMSNTGTAALLIPLAVQIHPAASTPILVALGCSFGIPFVISTPPNAMAAGEGLASPELLKLGLPLMVAGCLLVSLTGPMVLRLFGLP